In Candidatus Hydrogenedentota bacterium, one genomic interval encodes:
- a CDS encoding formylglycine-generating enzyme family protein, which yields MTHPALSGRTARLFAAALALLLAGGGMSRAAAERAPGVDFEAVCLAVDDLQATQGGKYPVTGEDRAELERARAEAPALREKAASGNKEAAERLARWEALARRALLANPLLDFDTLLLIRRSHNQLGLPQNWESNSTLPMSGFDNELMLLSPLDDGGLAPLYRPEKDVFVGDVDLHFDADRLLFSMPGANGRWQIHEMALADRTPRELPLVTEPDVDNYDACYLPDGALLFTSTAPFVGVPCVTGSSHVSNIYRYDPPTGAIRRLTFEQDHDWCPTLLNNGRVLYLRWEYSDIPHFVSRILFHMNPDGTGQMEYYGSNSYWPNAMFYARPVPGHPTMVAAVVGGHHDVPRMGELVLFDPAKERFEADGVVQRIPGRGKKVDPVILDGLVGASWPKFLHPYPLSEKYFIAAAQPDPASLWGVYLVDVFDNMTLLKELPDNALLEPLPLRAAPKPPVVPDRVDPARDDAVVYMSDVYTGPGLKGVPRGTVKQLRLFTYHFAYHGVGGQVNRVGLDGPWDIKRVMGTVPVEPDGSAYFRVPANTPVSVQPLDEKGQALQLMRSWMTAMPGETLSCVGCHERQNTAPPAIATLAARRAPSDIAPWHGPERGFSFRREVQPVLDRYCTGCHDGSEDDKPDFTDRPDVHTSAGDAAYNNGSHFPPSYLALRRYVRGPSMESDTHLLTPLDYHAGTTELVRHLRAGHQDVVLDAESWDRILTWIDLNTPAHGTWGEIVGVDKVANQRERRMALAAKYAPSTASIDPEDATPVPAFQKESADVPPETPPPAGEAAAPPPLSLEAAPAPGTTRTVDLGGGVTLRLVLVPAGTVRMGAEGDGLGLADEAPVCEATLNDSFWMGTTEVTNAQYARFDPSHDSRLESGDFLQFSVEERGYPVNGPEQPVVRVSWSEAAAFCAWLAETTGEPFTLPDEAQWEHACRAGTETPLWYGGVRDDFAGKANLADASLARVDTFDPWKLPSGAIHPWRPAVDTVDDGHRVTAPVGAFAANPWGLQDMHGNAAEWTRSLWRAYPWRDDGRNALDADGPRVARGGSFYDRPKDARSAARRQYPPWQKVFDVGFRVACPVTAQDTPR from the coding sequence ATGACCCACCCCGCCCTGTCCGGGCGGACGGCGCGCCTGTTCGCCGCCGCGCTGGCCCTGCTGCTGGCGGGCGGGGGAATGTCCCGCGCCGCCGCGGAGCGTGCGCCGGGGGTGGATTTCGAGGCCGTGTGCCTTGCCGTGGACGACCTGCAAGCCACCCAAGGCGGGAAGTATCCCGTCACCGGGGAAGACCGCGCGGAACTGGAACGCGCCCGCGCGGAGGCCCCCGCCCTGCGGGAGAAGGCCGCCTCGGGAAACAAGGAGGCCGCCGAACGGCTGGCCCGGTGGGAGGCCCTGGCGCGCCGCGCCCTGCTGGCCAACCCGCTGCTGGACTTCGACACCCTCCTGCTCATCCGGCGCTCGCACAATCAGCTCGGCCTGCCGCAGAACTGGGAGAGCAACTCCACCCTGCCGATGTCCGGTTTCGACAACGAGCTGATGCTCCTGTCGCCGCTGGACGACGGGGGCCTCGCGCCGCTGTACCGCCCGGAAAAGGATGTGTTCGTCGGCGATGTGGACCTGCACTTCGACGCCGACCGCCTGCTCTTCTCCATGCCGGGGGCCAACGGCCGCTGGCAGATCCACGAGATGGCCCTCGCGGACCGGACGCCGCGCGAGCTGCCGCTGGTCACGGAGCCCGATGTGGACAACTACGACGCGTGCTACCTGCCCGACGGCGCGCTGCTCTTCACGTCCACCGCGCCGTTCGTCGGCGTGCCCTGCGTCACCGGGTCGTCCCACGTGTCCAACATCTACCGCTACGACCCGCCGACGGGCGCGATCCGGCGGCTGACCTTCGAGCAGGACCACGACTGGTGCCCGACGCTGCTCAACAACGGCCGGGTGCTCTACCTGCGCTGGGAGTACTCGGACATCCCCCACTTTGTGTCGCGCATCCTGTTCCACATGAACCCCGACGGCACGGGGCAGATGGAGTACTACGGCAGCAACTCCTACTGGCCCAACGCCATGTTCTACGCGCGGCCCGTGCCGGGCCACCCCACGATGGTCGCCGCCGTGGTCGGCGGGCACCATGACGTGCCGCGCATGGGCGAGCTGGTGCTGTTCGACCCCGCGAAGGAGCGCTTCGAGGCCGACGGCGTGGTCCAGCGCATCCCCGGGCGCGGGAAGAAAGTAGACCCCGTGATTCTGGACGGGCTGGTCGGCGCGTCCTGGCCGAAGTTCCTGCACCCGTACCCCCTGAGCGAAAAGTACTTCATCGCCGCCGCCCAGCCGGACCCCGCGTCGCTGTGGGGCGTGTACCTGGTGGACGTGTTTGACAACATGACGCTCCTGAAGGAGCTGCCGGACAACGCCCTGCTGGAGCCGCTGCCCCTGCGCGCGGCGCCGAAGCCGCCGGTGGTGCCGGACCGCGTGGACCCGGCGCGGGACGACGCGGTGGTGTACATGAGCGACGTGTACACCGGACCGGGGCTGAAGGGTGTGCCGCGCGGCACGGTCAAACAGCTCCGCCTCTTCACCTACCACTTCGCGTACCACGGCGTCGGCGGGCAGGTCAACCGCGTCGGGCTGGACGGGCCGTGGGACATCAAGCGGGTCATGGGCACCGTGCCCGTGGAGCCCGACGGGTCCGCGTACTTCCGCGTGCCCGCGAACACGCCGGTGTCGGTGCAGCCGCTGGACGAGAAGGGGCAGGCCCTCCAGCTTATGCGGAGCTGGATGACCGCCATGCCCGGCGAGACCCTTTCCTGCGTGGGGTGCCACGAGAGGCAGAACACCGCGCCGCCGGCCATTGCCACGCTGGCCGCGCGCCGCGCGCCGTCGGACATCGCGCCGTGGCACGGCCCCGAGCGGGGCTTCTCCTTCCGCCGCGAGGTGCAGCCGGTGCTCGACCGCTACTGCACCGGGTGCCACGACGGGTCCGAGGACGACAAACCCGACTTCACCGACCGGCCGGACGTTCACACCAGCGCCGGGGACGCCGCCTACAACAACGGGTCGCACTTCCCGCCGTCCTACCTCGCCCTGCGGCGTTATGTGCGCGGGCCGTCCATGGAAAGCGACACGCACCTGCTCACGCCGCTGGACTACCACGCGGGCACGACCGAACTCGTGCGGCACCTGCGCGCGGGGCACCAGGATGTCGTGCTGGACGCCGAGTCCTGGGACCGCATCCTCACCTGGATAGACCTGAACACGCCCGCCCACGGCACCTGGGGCGAGATTGTCGGCGTGGACAAGGTGGCGAACCAGCGGGAGCGCCGCATGGCCCTGGCGGCGAAATACGCGCCGAGCACCGCTTCCATTGACCCGGAAGACGCGACACCCGTGCCCGCATTCCAGAAGGAGTCGGCGGACGTGCCTCCCGAGACGCCGCCGCCCGCCGGAGAGGCCGCCGCGCCGCCCCCGCTGTCGCTGGAGGCAGCCCCCGCGCCGGGCACCACACGCACCGTGGACCTGGGCGGCGGCGTGACGCTGCGGCTGGTGCTGGTGCCCGCGGGCACCGTGCGCATGGGCGCGGAAGGCGACGGGTTGGGGCTTGCCGACGAGGCACCGGTGTGCGAAGCCACCTTGAACGATTCCTTCTGGATGGGGACAACCGAGGTCACCAACGCGCAGTACGCGCGCTTCGACCCCTCCCATGACAGCCGGCTCGAAAGCGGCGACTTCCTCCAGTTCAGCGTGGAGGAGCGCGGCTACCCTGTGAACGGGCCGGAGCAGCCGGTCGTCCGGGTGTCCTGGAGCGAGGCGGCGGCCTTCTGCGCGTGGCTCGCGGAGACCACCGGCGAACCCTTCACCCTGCCCGACGAGGCGCAGTGGGAGCACGCCTGCCGCGCGGGCACGGAGACGCCCCTGTGGTACGGCGGCGTCCGCGACGACTTCGCCGGGAAGGCCAACCTCGCCGATGCCTCGCTGGCCCGGGTGGACACCTTCGACCCCTGGAAGCTGCCCTCCGGCGCGATCCACCCGTGGCGGCCCGCCGTGGACACGGTGGACGACGGCCACCGCGTCACCGCCCCGGTCGGCGCCTTCGCCGCTAACCCGTGGGGGCTCCAAGACATGCACGGCAACGCCGCCGAATGGACCCGCAGCCTCTGGCGGGCCTACCCCTGGCGCGACGACGGGCGCAACGCCCTGGACGCCGACGGCCCGCGCGTCGCGCGCGGCGGGTCGTTCTATGACCGCCCGAAAGACGCCCGCAGCGCCGCGCGGCGGCAGTATCCGCCCTGGCAGAAGGTGTTCGACGTCGGCTTCCGCGTCGCCTGCCCCGTGACGGCGCAGGACACGCCCCGCTGA
- a CDS encoding DUF2784 domain-containing protein, whose product MDPFLNIFFLVFHTAFILFVLFGWVWPKARRVHLAAIGLTALSWFGFGITRGFGYCFCTDWHWNVLYRLGHPDLPRSYITFLIRTLTGWRLDDGLVDAVTVAAFLGVSALAVWLAIAGRKKKTPGGS is encoded by the coding sequence ATGGACCCCTTTTTAAATATCTTCTTCCTCGTGTTCCACACGGCGTTCATCCTGTTCGTGCTGTTCGGGTGGGTCTGGCCAAAGGCGCGGAGGGTCCATCTCGCGGCAATCGGGCTGACGGCGCTTTCGTGGTTTGGATTCGGAATCACGCGCGGGTTCGGCTACTGCTTCTGCACCGACTGGCACTGGAACGTGCTTTACCGCTTGGGCCACCCCGACCTGCCGCGCTCGTACATCACCTTCCTGATCCGGACGCTCACGGGCTGGCGCCTCGACGACGGGCTGGTGGACGCGGTGACGGTGGCGGCCTTCCTGGGCGTGTCCGCGCTGGCGGTCTGGCTGGCAATCGCAGGGCGAAAGAAGAAAACCCCCGGCGGTTCATGA
- a CDS encoding aldo/keto reductase, with translation MQKRMLGESGIEASVVGLGTWVTGGGAMWNGADDAESERAIHAALDHGITLIDTAPAYGWGRSEEVVGRALRGRRDQVVLATKCGMWWEDKRGSFHATLDNRDTYVCLRPETMAVEIENSLRRLGTDHIDLYQPHWPAKEPDLTPIEDTMAFLLKLKEQGKIRAIGVSNVSVEQLARHRACGPVASDQFRYSLLFRAPEADILPYCADNNIGTLTYMSLEQGLLTGKVGMDRVFDPDEFRNNEAWNPWFKLSNRPKVLAMLDGWKGLTEKYACSPAQLVLAWTAAQRGVSHVLCGARTEAQAAQNAAAGALTLDPADVARIRADAVALGDPE, from the coding sequence ATGCAGAAACGAATGCTGGGCGAATCGGGGATTGAGGCGTCGGTCGTGGGGCTGGGCACCTGGGTGACCGGCGGCGGGGCGATGTGGAACGGCGCGGACGACGCGGAGTCGGAGCGGGCGATCCACGCCGCGCTGGACCACGGCATCACGCTGATAGACACGGCGCCCGCCTACGGCTGGGGCCGCAGCGAGGAGGTCGTCGGCAGGGCCCTCCGGGGCCGCCGCGACCAGGTGGTGCTCGCCACCAAGTGCGGCATGTGGTGGGAGGACAAGCGCGGGTCGTTCCATGCCACCCTGGACAACCGCGACACCTACGTCTGCCTGCGCCCCGAAACGATGGCCGTGGAGATCGAGAACAGCCTGCGCCGCCTGGGCACGGACCACATTGACCTCTACCAGCCGCACTGGCCCGCGAAGGAGCCGGACCTGACGCCCATCGAGGACACGATGGCTTTTCTCCTGAAACTGAAGGAGCAGGGAAAGATCCGCGCCATCGGCGTGTCCAACGTCAGCGTGGAGCAGCTCGCCCGGCACCGGGCCTGCGGCCCCGTCGCGTCCGACCAGTTCCGCTACAGCCTGCTCTTCCGCGCGCCGGAGGCGGACATCCTGCCCTATTGCGCCGACAACAATATCGGCACTCTCACCTACATGTCCCTGGAGCAGGGCCTGCTCACGGGCAAGGTCGGCATGGACCGGGTCTTCGACCCGGACGAGTTCCGCAACAACGAGGCGTGGAACCCGTGGTTCAAGCTGTCCAACCGCCCGAAGGTGCTGGCCATGCTCGACGGCTGGAAGGGTCTCACGGAGAAATACGCCTGCTCCCCGGCGCAGCTCGTCCTCGCCTGGACCGCCGCCCAGCGCGGTGTGTCGCATGTGCTCTGCGGCGCGCGCACGGAGGCCCAGGCCGCGCAGAACGCCGCCGCGGGCGCCCTCACGCTGGACCCGGCGGACGTCGCCCGCATCCGCGCCGACGCCGTCGCCCTCGGGGACCCCGAATGA
- a CDS encoding ChbG/HpnK family deacetylase, translated as MRVFRSVCWMAAVGMLAAGWAGAQDKPSLVERLGFAKDARVLIINGDDFGMNHATNVGTLKALKAGGITSATIMAPCPWYLEAAKMARAHPKANLGVHTTLTSEWGVYKWGPVTGWSGAPSLCDENGHFFTDVVQLYLSGNPEEVEKEIRAQVDRVLRAGVDVTHIDSHMGAMQYAPGYHELFIKIAASYKLPARIAGREMMDKFNAGYLIDMADEMGVLHPDELFMDDPPSIEATEAWWKDRMLQAKPGQVTELYIHCAADEPEIFATTGSARRRIADTDFFSDPATREWMVQQGIEKISYRELRELQRTGKPMPRVEGYGWDD; from the coding sequence ATGCGTGTGTTCAGGAGCGTGTGTTGGATGGCCGCGGTGGGGATGCTGGCGGCGGGATGGGCCGGGGCGCAGGACAAGCCGTCGCTGGTGGAGCGGCTGGGGTTTGCGAAGGACGCCCGGGTGCTCATCATCAACGGGGACGACTTCGGCATGAACCACGCGACGAACGTGGGCACGCTGAAGGCGCTGAAGGCCGGCGGGATCACCTCGGCGACGATCATGGCCCCCTGCCCCTGGTACCTGGAGGCGGCGAAAATGGCGCGGGCCCACCCTAAGGCGAACCTCGGCGTCCACACCACCCTCACCAGCGAGTGGGGCGTGTACAAATGGGGTCCCGTCACCGGCTGGTCCGGCGCGCCGAGCCTCTGCGACGAGAACGGCCATTTCTTCACCGACGTGGTCCAGCTCTATCTCAGCGGGAATCCGGAGGAGGTGGAGAAGGAGATCCGCGCCCAAGTGGACCGCGTCCTGCGGGCGGGGGTGGACGTCACCCATATTGACTCCCACATGGGTGCCATGCAGTATGCGCCCGGCTACCACGAGCTCTTCATCAAGATCGCCGCGTCCTACAAGCTCCCGGCGCGCATCGCCGGGCGCGAAATGATGGACAAGTTCAACGCGGGCTATCTCATTGACATGGCCGACGAGATGGGCGTGCTCCACCCCGACGAGCTGTTCATGGACGACCCGCCCAGCATCGAGGCCACCGAGGCGTGGTGGAAGGACCGCATGCTCCAGGCCAAGCCCGGCCAGGTGACGGAGCTCTACATCCACTGCGCCGCAGACGAGCCGGAAATCTTCGCCACCACCGGCTCCGCCCGCCGCCGCATCGCCGACACCGACTTCTTCAGCGACCCCGCCACCCGCGAGTGGATGGTCCAGCAGGGCATCGAGAAAATCAGCTACCGCGAACTGCGCGAACTCCAGCGCACCGGCAAGCCCATGCCCCGCGTCGAGGGCTATGGCTGGGACGACTGA
- a CDS encoding discoidin domain-containing protein: MNRWTCGTGMALTVAFAVLCAPWAGAADDGAKEELKFELPEAAFGGTPLPYSSDILEKEDFRDRPPFMAPKGTTLVSKGKPVTASAAPAMGDLKMVTDGVKNYASSALVELEAGPQWVQVDLGAEHELYAVLYWHFHAEKRVYFDIIVQASNDPEFKTGVTTLYNNDVDNSSGLGEGPDKEYIENARGRLLDPKGLKARYVRLHSNGNTNDEMNHYVEVEVWGRPAAK, translated from the coding sequence ATGAACCGTTGGACATGCGGGACGGGGATGGCACTGACTGTGGCGTTTGCGGTGCTGTGCGCGCCGTGGGCGGGGGCGGCGGACGACGGGGCGAAGGAGGAGCTGAAGTTTGAGCTGCCGGAGGCGGCCTTCGGCGGCACGCCGCTGCCGTACAGCAGCGACATCCTGGAGAAGGAGGATTTCCGGGACCGGCCGCCGTTTATGGCGCCGAAGGGGACCACCCTGGTCTCCAAGGGCAAGCCGGTGACCGCGAGCGCGGCGCCGGCGATGGGCGACCTGAAGATGGTCACGGACGGAGTGAAGAACTACGCGTCCAGCGCTTTGGTCGAGCTGGAGGCGGGCCCTCAGTGGGTGCAGGTGGACCTGGGGGCGGAGCACGAGCTGTACGCGGTCCTGTACTGGCATTTCCACGCGGAGAAGCGGGTGTACTTCGACATCATCGTGCAGGCGTCCAACGACCCTGAGTTCAAGACCGGCGTGACGACGCTGTACAACAACGACGTGGACAACTCCTCCGGCCTGGGCGAGGGCCCGGACAAGGAGTACATCGAGAACGCCCGGGGCCGCCTGCTCGACCCGAAGGGCCTCAAGGCGCGGTATGTCCGCCTTCACAGCAACGGCAACACGAACGACGAGATGAACCACTACGTCGAGGTGGAGGTCTGGGGGCGGCCCGCGGCGAAGTGA
- a CDS encoding YfhO family protein: MMKLARSRAENWACLLLLAGLALWMVWPFPWQQGVPAPLHGLTELAPWQEARPADAPKAAVSGQDLLIQRYYPWCAQLRRAAQARELPLWNPTEGFGTPFLGLWRTRVFSPFSLPFYALPLPLPAAFSLSILLKLLVAGWAAYVAARRFAYAPPFAFLVAAAYQSSAPVLGLAAEPVADAMAWFPLAVFWGHAVLAGRPRAWVGLAGMLALTALGGSPETLGVMALFLLAVPAVRAARTRTLEGVWGGYLAVAGALLLAGMLAAVQWLPYLEYRGESVSSLNPSHGALRAADIAAFLLAPWRAAAEGTPPRAALFLHAGVPALVTALWFAVRRHTGRARRRWTETFWITSLLFGAVALLAGRLLESGHGMPLPRSEHFLLPWGFAWALLAVAALEEWVLLDAALCRGVFRRFLLWFTGACALFIGGGAAAVSVSGGRPGVVAAGAGVTAGVVFVLLLATAVRPSARLLGYGLGLAAAVGSMWALGPGLNFTPAAALYPETTFIAALREAGTRVGGTPSLRAWPLTVHGVPQVYASSGVALRRHAAFMGAAEKDPAVMRRGAVGALLLTRQDVQGPYAGLRPELNIQEVFPSGAILLRDLSARPRARMIYAGKKVGAFSPEALVAGSLPQIEGEELPEKDAGPAAAAEIVQPERNNRVVVRVAQTRPGVLVLADAFYPGWRVLVDGAPGRLVPVDGLFRGVPLGEGAHEVVFEYRPLSIFTGLIVSLAGFALLLLLLLLPHRRA, encoded by the coding sequence GGCAGGACCTTCTCATTCAGCGCTACTACCCCTGGTGCGCGCAGTTGCGGCGTGCCGCCCAGGCGCGGGAACTTCCCCTGTGGAACCCCACCGAGGGGTTTGGCACGCCGTTTCTGGGGTTGTGGCGCACCCGTGTGTTTTCGCCCTTCTCCCTGCCTTTCTACGCGCTGCCCCTGCCGCTTCCGGCGGCCTTCTCCCTGTCCATCCTCCTGAAACTGCTCGTGGCGGGATGGGCGGCCTATGTCGCCGCGCGGCGTTTCGCGTACGCCCCGCCGTTCGCCTTTCTGGTGGCGGCGGCCTACCAGTCCAGCGCGCCCGTGCTGGGGCTGGCGGCGGAACCCGTCGCCGACGCCATGGCCTGGTTTCCCCTGGCGGTGTTCTGGGGGCATGCCGTGCTGGCGGGCCGCCCGCGCGCGTGGGTGGGCCTGGCCGGCATGCTCGCGCTGACGGCCCTCGGCGGGTCGCCCGAGACCCTGGGCGTGATGGCCCTGTTCCTGCTCGCCGTTCCCGCGGTGCGGGCGGCGCGCACGCGGACCCTGGAGGGGGTCTGGGGCGGCTATCTGGCCGTGGCCGGGGCGCTGCTGCTGGCGGGCATGCTGGCGGCGGTCCAATGGCTTCCCTACCTGGAATACCGGGGGGAGAGCGTGTCCTCGCTCAACCCGTCCCACGGCGCCCTGCGCGCCGCCGACATCGCGGCGTTCCTGCTGGCCCCGTGGCGGGCGGCCGCGGAGGGGACCCCGCCGCGCGCGGCCCTGTTCCTGCATGCCGGCGTGCCCGCCCTGGTGACGGCGTTGTGGTTCGCCGTGCGCCGCCACACCGGGCGGGCGCGCCGCCGGTGGACCGAGACCTTCTGGATCACCTCGCTGCTGTTTGGCGCGGTCGCGCTGCTGGCCGGCCGCCTGCTGGAGTCCGGCCACGGCATGCCGCTGCCGCGCTCCGAGCATTTCCTGCTCCCGTGGGGATTCGCCTGGGCGCTGCTTGCCGTGGCGGCCCTGGAGGAGTGGGTGCTGCTGGACGCGGCCCTGTGCCGCGGCGTGTTCCGCCGGTTCCTGCTCTGGTTCACGGGGGCCTGCGCGCTGTTCATCGGCGGCGGCGCGGCCGCGGTCAGCGTGTCGGGCGGCCGCCCCGGCGTGGTGGCGGCCGGGGCCGGGGTGACGGCGGGCGTGGTGTTTGTTCTCCTGCTCGCGACCGCCGTGCGCCCGTCGGCGCGGCTGCTGGGCTACGGCCTCGGCCTGGCGGCGGCGGTTGGCTCCATGTGGGCGCTGGGACCGGGGCTGAACTTCACCCCCGCCGCGGCGCTCTATCCCGAGACCACCTTCATCGCGGCCCTGCGCGAGGCCGGCACCCGCGTTGGCGGCACCCCCTCGCTCCGGGCATGGCCCCTGACCGTCCACGGCGTCCCCCAGGTGTACGCATCCTCCGGTGTCGCCCTGCGGCGGCATGCCGCGTTCATGGGCGCCGCCGAGAAGGACCCGGCCGTCATGCGTCGCGGCGCCGTCGGCGCGCTGCTGCTCACCCGCCAGGACGTCCAGGGCCCCTACGCGGGTCTGCGCCCCGAACTGAACATCCAGGAGGTGTTCCCCTCCGGGGCCATCCTGCTGCGCGACCTGTCCGCGCGCCCGCGCGCCCGCATGATCTATGCGGGCAAAAAGGTCGGGGCGTTTTCCCCGGAAGCCCTTGTCGCCGGCAGCCTCCCCCAGATCGAGGGCGAGGAGCTGCCCGAGAAGGACGCCGGCCCCGCCGCCGCCGCGGAGATCGTGCAGCCCGAGCGCAACAACCGGGTGGTCGTGCGCGTCGCGCAGACCCGCCCCGGGGTGCTCGTGCTGGCCGACGCCTTCTACCCGGGGTGGCGCGTGCTGGTGGACGGCGCGCCCGGGCGGCTGGTGCCCGTGGACGGCCTGTTCCGGGGCGTGCCCCTGGGCGAGGGCGCCCACGAGGTCGTGTTCGAGTACCGCCCCCTCTCGATCTTCACCGGGCTCATCGTCAGCCTGGCGGGGTTCGCCCTCCTCCTGCTCCTCCTCCTGCTTCCCCACCGCCGCGCGTGA